The following DNA comes from Terriglobales bacterium.
CAATTTCATCGCCCACAATCAGGAGGCGCTCGAGCGCATTGCCAAAGAGACACGCGGTATCGCGGTCATCTGCGGGGTGGCCACTCCGGCGCAAGCCGAAACCGGCAAGCGAGTGATGAACTCCGGAGCGTTGCTGCGCGACGGTGAGGTCGCCCTCGTGCAGTCGAAAATGCTCCTGCCCACCTACGACGTTTTCGACGAAATGCGCAACTTCGCTCCCGCGCAGAAACAAGAAATATTCCAATTTTGCGGCAAACAAATGGCGCTCACCATATGCGAAGACGCATGGAATGACAAACACTTCTGGGACCGCCGCCTCTATGGTTTCGATCCCATCGAGGCGCTGATCACCGGCGGTGGCAATTTCGTGCTTAACATCTCCGCCTCGCCCTTTTGGATGGGCAAACGTGAATTGCGGCGCAAGATGCTCGCCTCCATCGCCACCAACAACCGCGTACCTGTCGTTATGGTCAATCTGGTCGGCGGAAACGACAGCCTGGTCTTCGATGGTGCCAGTGTGGTGATCGCTCCCGACGGCCGCGTCGTCGCCCAGGGAAAATCCTTTGAGGAAGACCTGATCTACTTCGATCCCGACGCGCTCACCGGCGAAATGCACCAGCAAATAGAAGAGGGCGAGGCCAGCGTGTATGCCGCGCTGGTGCTCGGCACCCGCGATTACTGCCGCAAGTGCGGTTTCGACCGGGTCACCATCGGCCTCAGCGGCGGCATCGATTCCTCACTCACTGCCACGATCGCGGTCAACGCTCTGGGTCCGGAGAACGTTCTGGGTGTGACCATGCCCAGTCCCTATTCTTCCCAGAGCAGCATCGCGGATTCTCAAGCTCTCGCCGATAATCTCGGCATTCGTTTTGAGACCATCCCGATTAGCGGACTATTCGCCAGCTATCGTCAGGCGCTCGATCCGATCTTTGCCGGGCTGCCTCCGGATGTGACGGAAGAGAACATCCAGTCACGCATCCGCGGTAACCTGCTGATGGCACTCTCCAACAAGTTTGGCGGCATCGTGCTCAGCACCGGGAACAAGTCGGAGCTCGCAGTCGGCTACTGCACTCTCTACGGCGACATGGCCGGTGGCTTGGCAGTCATCTCCGATGTTCCTAAGATACTGGTATACCGTTTGGCGAAGTACGTAAATTCACGCCGTACTGTCATTCCCGAGTCCATCTTCGAGAAACCGCCCTCCGCCGAATTGCGCCCCCACCAAAAAGATACCGACACTTTACCGCCCTACGATGTTCTCGATCGCATTCTCGAAGACTATGTTGAAGACCTGAAGACAGCGGAACAGATCGCCCGCGAGCGCAAATTCGATTTGGCGCTGGTCCGGCGGGTGATCTGCATGATTGATCGCTCCGAGTACAAGCGCCAGCAGGCGGCGCCGGGAATCAAGATTTCCGAGAAGGCCTTCGGTATCGGCCGTCGTTTCCCGATTGCCGCAAAATATGAGTATTAACGAAAGGAATCAATGCACCGCTACTGCTCTTATCTGGTTCTTACAATCTTGATCGTCAGCCTGGCCGCCGCCCAGCACAAGCCTGCGCCGTCCAAACCTCATCCCGCTGCGGCTAACGCTCCGGTGAAGGCGGATGCGCCCGGCACATTGCCTTCGGAAGATACGGTCAACGCCTTCATGAAAAGCATGTTCGGGCATGATCCGTCGGTCACCTGGAAGATCGACTCCATCCGGCCGTCGCACGACCCTACCATCGCCGAGGTGTCGGTATTGATGAGCAACGCGCAAGGGCAGCAGATGGCCACCTTCTTCGTCACTCCCGGCCAGCACTATGCCGTCACCGGCGAGATGATCCCTTTCGGCGCCGATCCGTTCGCGCCCGCGCGAGCCGAGTTGGAAAAAGCTGCCCGCGGTCCGGCGCGTGGTCCGGCGAACGCTCCCGTCCTGCTGGTGGAATTCAGCGATCTACAGTGCCCGCACTGCAAAGACGCGCAGCCCACCATTGACCGGTTGCTGAGCGAAGAACCCAACGTCCGTTTTGTCTTCCAGAATTTTCCTCTTCCCATGCACAACTGGGCCTACAAAGCCGCGGCCTTCGCCGACTGCGTTGCCCAGCAGAACAACGACGCCTTTTGGAAATTCATAAAGGCGGTGTACGACGATCAGCAGAACATCACCGAGTCCAACGCCGAAGAGAAGCTCACCGCAGCAGCCACCGCCGCCGGCGCCAATGGCCAAACCGCCTCCACCTGCGCCGCCTCCGCCAATGCTCGTGCTCGGGTGGAGCAGTCTCTCCAATTGGGCAAAGTAGTGGACGTGAACAGCACTCCAACCCTCTTCATCAACGGTCGAAAGATGGGAATCGGTGGCGTGCCTTACGAACTGCTGAAAAGCATGGTGGACTACCAGGCGAAACCGGCGAAGTAGGTCGACCGCCGATCAGGCTTACTACGGCAACCACACCTCGGTGCTCTCCGAGGTGGGCGTGCTCAACACGTGGGGGGTAATCACCACCAGCAGTTCGTTGTCGTCCTGCTGGTTCTGGTTCGATCCTGTGATCTTGTTTATTCCCGGCACCTGCGCAACTAACGGTAGGCCTTGCAGGCTCTTGATCTCCTGGTTGGAAATTGTGCCTGCCACCACGGCCGGCTCTCCGTTTTTCACCATGATCATGCCCTTATATTCGCGGGTATTGATGATGGGCACGCCATTAATGCTCTGTCCGCCGAGTGCCCGCAGCTGAAGTTCCAGGTTCAGGGTCACACTGGAACTGCCGTGAATCGCCGGCTTGGCCTTCAACGTTAGCCCCAAGTCCTCGTAATTAAAGGACGGGAAGGGCGCGGTGAAGCTGCCATTCTGAATTACGTTCGCAATCGCAGGCGTATTGAACACGGGGGCAAAGCTGGCATTCAAAATCGGAAACCGTGTTCCAGCGCGAAAGGTCGCAGAATCGCCCTGAGCAGCATGCAGGGTCACGTGGTCGAGGGTGGTCGCCCAGGACTCATTCAAGGAGAGGGTGGCGGTCACTTGCGGAATGGAAATTCCCGTCAAGGTTTTGCCGCCTCCGAAGGTGGCCAGGGGCTGAGAAAAAATCGAATTACTCTGCTGGTTCTGAAGTTGTGCCAAGAGCGCCGAAAGCTTGGTGGTATCGGCCTGGTTGATTCCGCCGCTCGAGATCAGCTGATTGATGAGCTGCTGAATGTTCTGTCCCCCGAGCAACGCCAGTGCGCCCGCGGGAATATTGAAGATGCTGAACTGTGCCGGTGCATTGATTCCCATATTCCGCGTGAAGGTGTGGCTCACTTCGAACAATTGCACATCCAGCAGCACCTGCGGACGAGACTCGTCGAGATTTTCGAGCAGCCGGGTGGCCGCCTCCAGAACCTGCTGCGGAGCGCGGACCGTAATGGTGGAGCTGGCCACCTGTTGGCTCACGAAGCGCACCTCAAAAAGCGTGCGCAGCATGTTGACCACATCATTTAGTTGCTGCGGTGAGGTGACCGCTGGAATGTAAATGGTGCGCATCGCCATGCGGTCAAATTGCCGATGGTTCTGTTGCGTGTCAGCCGCGATCATCAGTTGCTTTTCGTCGAGTGGCGCCCAAAAAGTTTTGGTCACCAGGCAGGCCTGCCGCATGGCGGTAAAAAAATTCACGTTGGTGACGTCGAATTTCACCCGCCGCGGCTGCACCGACTCATCCATTATGGCGGTAAGGCCGTAGGTTTTCACGACCTGCTGCAACAGCTCTCTTGAATCGCCGGTAAAGTGGAAGTCGGCCACAACCTCTTGGGGCCGGACCTGAATCTCACCCGCCTCGGCGAGGACGCGTGTCTGCGCCGGCCTGGCACCAGGCGTCCACTCGCCCAGCGCGTCGCGCATACGTTGCCTGGCAAATTCGTTGCTAGGGTCGAGTTGCGAGGCCGCACGAAATTCCGCTTGCGCCTCCACCTGTTTTTTCGCCAGAAGACTCGCGTTGCCACGTTGCAAATGCTCAAACACAACTTGTTGACGCGTGATCTCCTGCGCGCTCAGATAGTCGGTGTTTTCCGGGACCAGCCGGGCCGCATGCTCAAACGATTCGAACGCCTCCCGATTCTTCCCCGAGCGCCGCAGCTTCACTCCGCGCTCGAAGGCCTCGCGTGCCTGCTTCAGGTCATCCTTGGAGTGCGAGCACTTTGCCGCGCCCGGTTGGCAGGAAGTTGCGGGCGGGAGGTCTCCGGCCCCAGCCGCAGCACCCACCATGGCTAAAATGGCCACCAGAATTCTCATTCGTACCCCGATTTTACCCGTCCATGGCCGAATTGCAGCGCTTTAATCAGAGGATTGTTTCCGGCTCCATACAACAGGGAACGGCAAAGCTCACGCCAGTTGCAGCAGATCGGTGCAGCAGGTTACGCAGGTATCAGGGCCATGCGACAACAGTTCTTCCTGGCTGAACATGCCCGTCGCCACGGAGATCACGGGCACTTGCAGTTGGCGGGCCGCTTGGATGTCCGAAGGCGTGTCGCCCACAATGCAGACCTGCGCCCCCTCCCCCAATTGCCGCCGGGCCTCGCCAATCCCCTGCCGGAAGATATCGGCCCGCAATTCGTTCGGCCCGCTGAAAGAACCAAAAGCAAAGAACTGCCGTAGTTCCGCTGCTTGCAATTTCAACCAGCCAATGGGTTCCAGATTTCCCGAGACCACTCCGAGCAATTTTCCTGCGGTCTGCAACCTCAAAAGCATTTCTACCACCGAGGGGCAGACCTGTGGCGCCATCTTGCCCGCATTGCGCCTGGCTTCCTCGCACATAATGTCAATCGCCGCCGGCAGCTTGGCTAGAAAATCAGCCTCTGAGATGCCGCCGTTCAGAGTCACCGCCCGCAGAATTCCCAGGTCGGTATTACCATGTACCGGCACGCTATCAATTTTTGTCGTCAGCCCGTACACCTTCTGCAACGCAACGTGAAAGGCGTTGTAGTGCACACCGTCGCGCGAATTGACCAGTGTGCCGTCAATATCAAACAGGTAGGCGTCGGCGCTCATCCACCGGAAAGAATGGTTGCTGCTGAGGGGTTTGGTCTGCGCAGACATGAAATCAATTTCGGAAATGCCGGCTTACTCGCGGATCATCACCCGCTCAATCGCGCTGGCTCGGCCGGTTGCGGCATCGCACTCCACCACCACTCCGCAGAGCTTCACATCACCGGTCGCCGGTTCAAAGCGCACCGGCATGTTGTTCAGAAAACGCGCGATGATCTGCTCCTTTTGCACCCCAATGACGCCGTCGAAAGGCCCGGTCATTCCCACGTCGGTCAGATACGCCGTCCCTTTGGGCAGGATGCGCTCGTCCGCGGTAGGCACGTGGGTATGCGTTCCCACCAACGCCGTAACCTTTCCATCCAGGTACCAGCCCAGGGCGATTTTTTCCGAGGTGGCTTCGGCGTGGAAATCCACAAAGATTACCTTGGCCTTGATCTGCGACAGCAATTCGTCGGCTTTCCGAAAGGGATCGTCATTGGCGCTCATGAACACCCGGCCCTGCAGATTCATCACCGCGTAGGCCTCGCCCTGGCGGGTCTTACCCTCAAAAACTCCCCACCCTGGCAGGCTCGCGGGATAATTCGCCGGGCGCAGCAGACGCCGCGCCGGCCCGCTGCCGTTCGCCGACTCGTAGTAGGCGATGATTTCTTTCTTGTCCCAGACGTGGTTGCCGGTGGTGATTACTTCGATCCCACAGTCGAACAACTCCTCCGCCAGCGGCGGAGTAATGCCGAAGCCGGCGGCCGCGTTCTCGCCGTTGGCGATGATCAGATCGGCGCGCTTCTCCTTGGCCAGACTGGCAAGCCTCTGGCGGACGATGGTACGTCCCGGTTTGCCGAAAATATCGCCAATAAAGAGGATGCGCACGGCGCGAAGCTCCAGCTTCAACCAACTTTCGATGGTAACACGCACCGTCGCGTGCCTGGCTGAGGTACTCAGTTCGCCAATTCCGCACTGCGCAGAAAGTCGTAATTGCCCGCCGGATTCAGCTCCAGATTCCTGACCCGTCGCGTGTGCACCAGCACGTTGTCCAAATACCAGAGATTGATGTAGGGCAAGTCGTTGGCCAGAATTTGCTGGATGCGGCGGTAGAGGTGCTTGCGCCGCTGCTGGTCGGATTCGCGCCGCGCCCGGTCAATCAGCGCATCCACCTGCGGGTTCGAGTAGTAGCTGCGATTGGCGCCATGCGGCGGAAATTTGTCGGAATGGAAGACGTATTCGAAGATGTCCGGGTCCTGATTGCCGCCGATCCAGCGCAGCGAGTACATCTGGAAGGCGCCCTTGGTCACATCTGAGAAGAAGGTTGCGAACTCGAAGGTCCGGATGTCGAGCGCGATGCCGATCTCGCGCAATTGCTGTTGCAGCACGGCTGCAATCAGGCGCGTGCTCTCCTCGGTTGAGGTCTTCATGGTCAGGTGAAAACGCACTCCTTTGGTCGCCGGATATCCCGCCTCATCGAGCAACCGCCGCGCTCGCTCGGGGTCGTATGCGTAATCGGGGAGGCTGGGATCGTAAGCCCAGCTCTCTGGCGGAAGCGGACTTTTGGCAGGGCGCGCCAGATCTCGCCACAGGTAGTGCATGAACGGCCGGCGATCTATCGAGTAAGCGATTGCCTGGCGCACGCGTGCGTCCTTCACAATGGGATCGCGGGCGTTGAACGCCAGGTAGGCGTAAATCGTTCCCGGACCGTCCAGGATTTCGAGCGACCGGTCGCGGCGTATGGCCACGATCATGTCAGAGGTGAGCGCGTTGATGGCAAGGTCGGCGCTCCCCTTGCGCAGTTCGAGAGCGCGCGTGGTGGTGTCCGGCACCACCGCGAAGCGCACGCGCTTCAGCCTCGCCTTTGCGCCCCAGTAATCGTCGTTGCGTTCGATGATGACTTCCTTGTCCAGTTGCGCCGAAACAAAGCGATACGGCCCCGAACCGATGGGATGGAGCGCAATCTCCGGTCCGCTGCCATAGGGCACGATGCCGATCGCACCCCCTGATACGTTCCACGGCAGGGTCGCGAACGGCTCTTTTAAATGAAATACAACCGTGTAATCGTCAGGCGCTTCCACCCGGTCAACAAAACGATAGGCGGCAGACTTGGTGCTGCGAATCTTGCCTTGGAGCAGCGAGTCGAAGGTCCACTTCACATCGCGCGACGTGAGCGGGCGGCCATCGTGAAAGCGCACGCCGTGGTGGAGATGAAAAACGTAGGTGAGCGCATCCGGCATCTCCCAGCGCTCCGCCAGCCAGGGCTGCACGTTCATGTGCTCGTCCCGGGTGAGCAGGTCGTCGAAGATCAGGCCGCCGATGCGCTCCGATTGTGCGTCCAGGCCAACGCGCGGATCAAGGTTCGTGGGGCTGCTCTCGATGATCATCACCAGCGTGTTGGGATCGGGGCCATGTGTGCAGGAGAGTGTGGCGAGGAGGAGGGAGAGAAGGAAAAGCAAGCGAGGGGTGAATTGCAAAACCAAGCTCCCTCGGCTCGGGCCTCGACTTTTCAGTCGGCCCTCGCTCGGGATGACAGTGTGATGGAGCAGTCGATCCTCGCCTGGGATGACAATCGGGTGCGCGGTGCGGCTGAAGTTAGCCGGCATAAGAAACCTTGCCCAGGATTGCCGGACGCTTCGCGCCTGTGGCTGAGGGAATGTTCGAGGGCAGCCGCCGCCAGGTCTGGTAGGCGAGCAGCGCAAAGGCCGCGGCCTCCTTGGCTTCGGCGGGTAATCCAAACTCATCAGTCCGGCGCACCTTCAAACCCAGCGGCTTGAGTTTGTCGCCGAGCATGCCCATCAGCGTGGGATTGCGGGCGCCGCCCCCAGAGACGATGAAATCGCGGAAGGCTCCCGAGTTTGAGCCCCCCGGGCGCGCTCCACGCAGCACAAAATCGCGGATCGCCTGCGTAATCGAGCGCGAGGTCAGCGCGGTGGCCGTGGCCACAACATCCTGCTTCGGGGCCTTTCCGCAGCGCCGCAGAAAATCGCGCACGAACTCGCGGCCGAATTCCTCGCGTCCCGCGGTCTTCGGCGGCTGCCTTAGGAAGAACGGCTGCCGCAACAGGGAAGTGACCACCTTCTCCATAACCCTTCCGCCAGCGGCGATGCGGCCATCGCGGTCGTAATTCTTGCCGAAAAGTTTTGAGACGACCGCGTCCATCACCATGTTCCCCGGCCCGGTATCGAAGGCAATCACCTGCTCAGGAGTGGCGGCCGCCGGAAGCGCGCTCAGATTGGCGATGCCGCCGATGTTTTGCACGATACGGCCTGCCCGCGCATCGCGGTACAGCAAATAATCGAGAAAGGGAACCAGCGGCGCGCCCTTGCCCCCGGCGGCCATGTCGGCCGGCCGAAAATCGGACACCACCGGCACACCCAGGCGGGCAGCGATGATCGCCGCCTCGCCCGTCTGCCAGGTAGTGCTCACTTTCCGGCCGAGGAAGACCGCCGGCTCGCCCTGGTGATAGAGCGTCTGCCCATGGCAGCCCACAAGTTCAAGTATTACTTTAACGGTGCCCCGGTTGAGTTTTTCCAGTGTATTGCGCACCCCCTCCGCGTAAAGCTCACCCAGAAGAAAATTAAGCCGCGCCAGGTCGGCGACGCTCGCCTGCTCGGCGTTCATGGTGGCCAGAATTTTCTGCCTCACCGGGCGCGGAAAGGGATACTCGGCGTGAGCCAGCAGCTCAAATTTCGGAAGACTCTGCTGGCTGCCGCCAGAATCGCCGACCCGCAAAACCGCCACGTTGATGCCATCGGCGGATGTGCCGCTCATCACCCCGGCGACGATCACGCCGACTCCTCACCGCGATTGCCGGGGCGATTAATTCCTTCGATGCGCACCTGCTCACCCAGCTCCCAAAGCTCGCGGCCAAGCCGCTCAATCACCGCCGGCCAAGGCGCCGCTTGCCGGCGGCGCGGCAGGGCCCTGCGCTTGAACTTCAGCACCCGCTGGCTGGCGGCGCGTACCTGCTTGGCGAACTTGCGGTCGCGCTCCGTCTCCCGCACCACTGCCTCCCAGGCGGGCAGCACGTTTTCTTGTTTCTGGCAGAGAAGAAAAATATCGCACCCGGCGCGCAGACTGGCCACCGCTGCCTCCGCGACCGAGCGTCCCGCCAGCGCCCCGCCCATGTCGAGATCGTCGGAAAGCACCAGCCCTCGATACCCGATCTTTTTTCGCAACACCTCACCAATGAGTTTTTTGGAGAGCGATGCTGGCGTGTGGTCTCGCGTTATCGCCGGATACGCAGCATGTCCGACAATCACAAGAGGGAAGTCGCTTCTGAGTTTGCGGTAAGGCAGCAAGTCCTCCGCCCACAATTTCTTCCAACTTTTCTCGATTACCGGCTGGTCGTAGTGACTGTCCAGCGTGCCTTCACCCAGGCCGGGGAAATGCTTCCCGCAGCTCAGAACGCGAGCCTTTCGCAGCCCGGCCAGAAACTCACGTGCATAGGTGATGACCTGCTTCGGATCGGCCGAAACCGCCCGCGACGCCAATGCCGACCGCGAAGCCTCAAAGGCCAGGTCCACCACCGGGGCAAAATCCGTATTAAACCCAAAGGCGCTTACCGCCTCCCCGATAATTTGCCCGTGCTTGCGAAATAGTTTCTTGTCGCCGGTAGCAAACACATCGGCGGCCGAAGGTGACGGCGCCAGCGCGTTGCGCAAGCGGTCCACCTTGCCGCCCTCCATGTCCACGCAGGCGAGGAGCGGTGTCGAAACCTGCGCCGCGCAATCGTCCAAGAGTTCCCAGGTCTGTTGTGGAGTCTGAATATTATGGGCAAACAGGATCACGCCAGCGGGCTGGATCTCGCGCAGCAGGCCGCGCAGGCTCGACGACATCTGCGCGCCCGAAAAGCCCATGATGAGGGTTTGGCCCGCCGCAGCGCGGAGATCGGTGGTTTTCGCCATCAGATCAAAACCTGCTCAGCGCCGAGCTGGCGAGAACGCCGATTGGAAGGGAAAGATCTTCAACCAGCCACCTGCTTCTTCAGCTCCGCCAGCAGATTCATGGCTTCGAGGGGCGTCAGCCGATCCAGGTCGGCGGCCCGCAGCTGCTCCAGGATTTTTTCCGAGAGCGGCGTGAACATGGTGAGCTGCACCGTGGATCGCGCGGCCTCATCCCCTGCCAGCTCGCCCGTGAGCCGATGCTCTGCGCTCTCGTGCTCCGCCAATACTTCCCGCGCCCGATGGATCACCTCCAGCGGCAATCCCGCCAACTTGGCGACCTCGATTCCGTAGCTGCGGTCAGCCGGTCCCGGCTCAACCTTGCGCAGGAAGACAATCCCGCCGCCGGTTTCCTTCACGGAAACGTGATAGTTCTTCACGCCCGAGAGCTTTTCCGCCAGCTCGGTCAGCTCGTGGTAGTGGGTCGCGAAGAGGGTCTTTGCCCGGGTTCGCGCTTGCAAATATTCAATGGCCGCCCAGGCAATGGCCAATCCATCGTAAGTCGCCGTGCCGCGACCGACCTCATCGAGCAGCACCAACGAACGTGGCGTCGCGGTGTGCAGGATGGCGGCGGTTTCCGTCATCTCCACCATAAACGTCGAGCGCCCGCGGGCTAGGTTGTCGCTGGCGCCGATGCGGGTAAATACCCGGTCAATTACGCCCAGCCGTGCCGCCCGCGCCGGCACAAACGATCCCATCTGCGCCAGGATCACGATCAGCGCCGCCTGCCGCAGGTAGGTTGACTTGCCGCCCATGTTGGGCCCGGTGAGGATGAGGATGGTGTCCGTGGTCGGGTTGAGATACAGATCGTTGGCTATAAAGCGCTCGCTGCTCGTAGTCAGCTCAGGCTGCTCGATCACCGGGTGGCGACCTTCGACAAT
Coding sequences within:
- a CDS encoding NAD+ synthase gives rise to the protein MKIALGQINTTIGDFSGNAAKIIDFSRRAQAAGAGLILFPELAICGYPPRDLVERPNFIAHNQEALERIAKETRGIAVICGVATPAQAETGKRVMNSGALLRDGEVALVQSKMLLPTYDVFDEMRNFAPAQKQEIFQFCGKQMALTICEDAWNDKHFWDRRLYGFDPIEALITGGGNFVLNISASPFWMGKRELRRKMLASIATNNRVPVVMVNLVGGNDSLVFDGASVVIAPDGRVVAQGKSFEEDLIYFDPDALTGEMHQQIEEGEASVYAALVLGTRDYCRKCGFDRVTIGLSGGIDSSLTATIAVNALGPENVLGVTMPSPYSSQSSIADSQALADNLGIRFETIPISGLFASYRQALDPIFAGLPPDVTEENIQSRIRGNLLMALSNKFGGIVLSTGNKSELAVGYCTLYGDMAGGLAVISDVPKILVYRLAKYVNSRRTVIPESIFEKPPSAELRPHQKDTDTLPPYDVLDRILEDYVEDLKTAEQIARERKFDLALVRRVICMIDRSEYKRQQAAPGIKISEKAFGIGRRFPIAAKYEY
- a CDS encoding thioredoxin domain-containing protein, translated to MHRYCSYLVLTILIVSLAAAQHKPAPSKPHPAAANAPVKADAPGTLPSEDTVNAFMKSMFGHDPSVTWKIDSIRPSHDPTIAEVSVLMSNAQGQQMATFFVTPGQHYAVTGEMIPFGADPFAPARAELEKAARGPARGPANAPVLLVEFSDLQCPHCKDAQPTIDRLLSEEPNVRFVFQNFPLPMHNWAYKAAAFADCVAQQNNDAFWKFIKAVYDDQQNITESNAEEKLTAAATAAGANGQTASTCAASANARARVEQSLQLGKVVDVNSTPTLFINGRKMGIGGVPYELLKSMVDYQAKPAK
- a CDS encoding HAD hydrolase-like protein; the protein is MSAQTKPLSSNHSFRWMSADAYLFDIDGTLVNSRDGVHYNAFHVALQKVYGLTTKIDSVPVHGNTDLGILRAVTLNGGISEADFLAKLPAAIDIMCEEARRNAGKMAPQVCPSVVEMLLRLQTAGKLLGVVSGNLEPIGWLKLQAAELRQFFAFGSFSGPNELRADIFRQGIGEARRQLGEGAQVCIVGDTPSDIQAARQLQVPVISVATGMFSQEELLSHGPDTCVTCCTDLLQLA
- a CDS encoding TIGR00282 family metallophosphoesterase, coding for MRILFIGDIFGKPGRTIVRQRLASLAKEKRADLIIANGENAAAGFGITPPLAEELFDCGIEVITTGNHVWDKKEIIAYYESANGSGPARRLLRPANYPASLPGWGVFEGKTRQGEAYAVMNLQGRVFMSANDDPFRKADELLSQIKAKVIFVDFHAEATSEKIALGWYLDGKVTALVGTHTHVPTADERILPKGTAYLTDVGMTGPFDGVIGVQKEQIIARFLNNMPVRFEPATGDVKLCGVVVECDAATGRASAIERVMIRE
- a CDS encoding ABC transporter substrate-binding protein, with the translated sequence MQFTPRLLFLLSLLLATLSCTHGPDPNTLVMIIESSPTNLDPRVGLDAQSERIGGLIFDDLLTRDEHMNVQPWLAERWEMPDALTYVFHLHHGVRFHDGRPLTSRDVKWTFDSLLQGKIRSTKSAAYRFVDRVEAPDDYTVVFHLKEPFATLPWNVSGGAIGIVPYGSGPEIALHPIGSGPYRFVSAQLDKEVIIERNDDYWGAKARLKRVRFAVVPDTTTRALELRKGSADLAINALTSDMIVAIRRDRSLEILDGPGTIYAYLAFNARDPIVKDARVRQAIAYSIDRRPFMHYLWRDLARPAKSPLPPESWAYDPSLPDYAYDPERARRLLDEAGYPATKGVRFHLTMKTSTEESTRLIAAVLQQQLREIGIALDIRTFEFATFFSDVTKGAFQMYSLRWIGGNQDPDIFEYVFHSDKFPPHGANRSYYSNPQVDALIDRARRESDQQRRKHLYRRIQQILANDLPYINLWYLDNVLVHTRRVRNLELNPAGNYDFLRSAELAN
- a CDS encoding anhydro-N-acetylmuramic acid kinase gives rise to the protein MIVAGVMSGTSADGINVAVLRVGDSGGSQQSLPKFELLAHAEYPFPRPVRQKILATMNAEQASVADLARLNFLLGELYAEGVRNTLEKLNRGTVKVILELVGCHGQTLYHQGEPAVFLGRKVSTTWQTGEAAIIAARLGVPVVSDFRPADMAAGGKGAPLVPFLDYLLYRDARAGRIVQNIGGIANLSALPAAATPEQVIAFDTGPGNMVMDAVVSKLFGKNYDRDGRIAAGGRVMEKVVTSLLRQPFFLRQPPKTAGREEFGREFVRDFLRRCGKAPKQDVVATATALTSRSITQAIRDFVLRGARPGGSNSGAFRDFIVSGGGARNPTLMGMLGDKLKPLGLKVRRTDEFGLPAEAKEAAAFALLAYQTWRRLPSNIPSATGAKRPAILGKVSYAG
- the nagZ gene encoding beta-N-acetylhexosaminidase, producing the protein MAKTTDLRAAAGQTLIMGFSGAQMSSSLRGLLREIQPAGVILFAHNIQTPQQTWELLDDCAAQVSTPLLACVDMEGGKVDRLRNALAPSPSAADVFATGDKKLFRKHGQIIGEAVSAFGFNTDFAPVVDLAFEASRSALASRAVSADPKQVITYAREFLAGLRKARVLSCGKHFPGLGEGTLDSHYDQPVIEKSWKKLWAEDLLPYRKLRSDFPLVIVGHAAYPAITRDHTPASLSKKLIGEVLRKKIGYRGLVLSDDLDMGGALAGRSVAEAAVASLRAGCDIFLLCQKQENVLPAWEAVVRETERDRKFAKQVRAASQRVLKFKRRALPRRRQAAPWPAVIERLGRELWELGEQVRIEGINRPGNRGEESA